The proteins below come from a single Demetria terragena DSM 11295 genomic window:
- a CDS encoding SDR family NAD(P)-dependent oxidoreductase produces the protein MSDPLHGAVVVVTGATGAAGPATVEALAKAGATVVVAGRDQARLDHLADNAGRIGDNAARELDNDGRELDNDGRVGERPSASRIETTVVDLLDEDATRTWGAGLVETYGRVDGLIHLVGGWRGGQGIVEADLADYAWLHDNLVRTLQHTTRALHDAIVASPVGRVAIVSTTMLERPTAKNAAYLTSKAAAETWMRALGHSFEAADADAASVILRIKALLTPQMRADKPEAKFAGFTPVDLIAEEVVSLFDQPVQEINREILDVLPAPS, from the coding sequence ATGAGTGACCCACTGCACGGAGCTGTCGTGGTGGTGACCGGCGCGACCGGCGCGGCTGGTCCGGCAACCGTTGAGGCGCTGGCGAAGGCGGGCGCGACGGTGGTCGTCGCCGGTCGCGACCAAGCGCGGCTAGATCATCTCGCCGACAACGCCGGTCGAATAGGCGACAACGCCGCTCGAGAACTAGACAACGATGGTCGAGAACTAGACAACGATGGTCGAGTAGGCGAGCGCCCCAGCGCGAGCCGTATCGAGACCACTGTCGTCGACCTTCTCGATGAGGACGCGACCAGAACCTGGGGCGCCGGGCTGGTGGAGACGTACGGCCGCGTCGATGGCCTGATCCACCTTGTCGGCGGCTGGCGGGGTGGGCAGGGAATCGTCGAGGCCGACCTGGCCGACTACGCCTGGTTGCACGACAACCTGGTCCGCACCCTCCAGCACACGACCCGCGCCCTGCACGACGCGATCGTGGCGTCACCGGTAGGACGAGTTGCGATCGTGTCGACGACGATGTTGGAGCGTCCCACTGCCAAGAACGCGGCGTACCTGACCTCTAAGGCAGCGGCCGAGACTTGGATGCGCGCACTGGGCCATTCTTTCGAGGCGGCCGACGCCGATGCGGCTTCGGTGATTCTGCGGATCAAGGCGCTCCTGACGCCCCAGATGCGCGCCGATAAGCCTGAGGCGAAGTTCGCCGGCTTTACCCCGGTCGACCTGATTGCCGAGGAGGTCGTGAGCCTCTTCGACCAGCCGGTGCAAGAGATCAACCGCGAGATCCTGGACGTGCTCCCTGCCCCGTCGTAG
- a CDS encoding DinB family protein, with translation MTRAHPDMWVDPEDDPRDSGETTRGEQACVLDYLQAYRLTIELKCQDLTVEQMAARSVPPSTMSLLGMIRHLARVEHHWARRVLEGHAELPRLYRTDEQPDLDFDGVQADSAQIQDAWESWKREVAHAEDVASRLTDWSVLVRSGSDEIEIRDVYVHLVEEYARHAGHADLLRECIDGRTGQ, from the coding sequence ATGACACGTGCGCACCCCGACATGTGGGTCGACCCCGAGGACGACCCACGAGACAGTGGCGAAACGACCCGCGGTGAGCAGGCGTGCGTCCTGGACTACCTGCAGGCCTATCGCCTCACAATCGAGCTCAAGTGCCAGGACCTGACGGTCGAGCAGATGGCTGCGCGGTCCGTACCGCCCTCGACGATGTCACTCCTGGGCATGATTCGGCACCTAGCCAGGGTCGAGCACCATTGGGCGCGAAGGGTTCTCGAAGGTCACGCTGAATTGCCGCGGCTGTATCGAACCGACGAACAGCCAGACCTCGACTTTGACGGTGTCCAGGCTGACTCTGCCCAGATTCAGGACGCTTGGGAGTCCTGGAAGCGGGAGGTCGCCCACGCCGAGGACGTTGCCTCACGCCTGACTGATTGGTCGGTCTTGGTGCGTTCGGGCAGCGATGAGATCGAGATTCGGGACGTCTATGTCCACCTTGTGGAGGAGTATGCGCGTCATGCCGGGCACGCGGACCTCCTACGGGAGTGCATCGACGGCCGCACCGGGCAGTGA
- a CDS encoding threonine aldolase family protein → MPGTRTSYGSASTAAPGSDERAGVGHDGLVTVHDTESRGFASDNYAGIHPEILTAIERANGGHQVAYGGDDYTAALQDVIRSHFGEAAQAFPVFNGTGANVVALQAVTDRWDGVVCTTAAHINVDECAAPERMGGLKLLQVETSDGKLRPDQLDAFALKHDDEHAAQARVVSITQTTELGTCYSVEEIAAVSRRAHDLGMVVHVDGSRLSNAAASLGVGFREMVTDTGVDLLSFGGTKNGLMVGEAVIVLNPDAVRGMKFLRKQTMQLASKMRFISAQLMALLSDDLYLRNASHANAMAQRLAEGVRDLPGVSIARPVQSNSVFPVLPHEVSRRLMESFLFYFWDETAGEVRWMCAFDTTEADVDAFVAAVRQEIDC, encoded by the coding sequence ATGCCGGGCACGCGGACCTCCTACGGGAGTGCATCGACGGCCGCACCGGGCAGTGATGAGCGGGCTGGCGTAGGGCACGATGGCCTGGTGACTGTGCACGACACCGAGAGCCGCGGCTTCGCGAGCGATAACTACGCCGGAATCCACCCCGAGATCCTGACTGCTATTGAGCGCGCCAACGGTGGCCACCAGGTCGCCTATGGCGGCGATGACTACACCGCCGCACTGCAGGACGTGATCCGTTCGCACTTTGGCGAGGCCGCCCAAGCGTTCCCGGTCTTCAACGGCACCGGTGCGAATGTGGTGGCGCTGCAGGCGGTTACGGATCGCTGGGATGGCGTGGTCTGCACGACCGCAGCGCACATCAATGTCGACGAATGTGCCGCCCCGGAGCGAATGGGCGGGCTCAAGTTGCTCCAGGTCGAGACCAGCGATGGCAAGCTCCGGCCTGACCAGCTCGACGCCTTCGCGCTCAAGCACGACGACGAGCACGCGGCGCAGGCCCGCGTGGTCTCCATCACCCAGACGACCGAACTGGGCACCTGCTATTCCGTCGAGGAGATCGCCGCCGTGTCCCGGCGCGCGCATGACCTCGGGATGGTGGTCCACGTCGACGGGTCCCGCCTGTCCAATGCCGCGGCCTCGCTCGGGGTCGGCTTCCGCGAGATGGTGACCGATACCGGGGTCGACCTTCTCTCCTTCGGGGGTACCAAGAACGGGCTGATGGTCGGCGAGGCCGTCATCGTGCTCAACCCCGATGCGGTGCGCGGGATGAAGTTCCTGCGCAAGCAGACGATGCAACTCGCCTCCAAGATGCGGTTCATCTCGGCGCAACTCATGGCGCTCCTCAGCGACGATCTTTACCTGCGCAACGCATCCCATGCGAATGCGATGGCTCAGCGGCTGGCCGAGGGCGTACGCGACCTGCCGGGAGTCTCGATCGCCCGCCCGGTCCAGTCGAACTCAGTGTTTCCCGTTCTGCCGCACGAGGTTTCGCGGCGCTTGATGGAATCCTTCCTGTTCTATTTCTGGGACGAGACCGCTGGCGAGGTTCGGTGGATGTGTGCCTTCGACACCACCGAGGCCGACGTGGATGCCTTCGTCGCGGCCGTCCGCCAGGAGATCGACTGCTGA
- a CDS encoding HTTM domain-containing protein has protein sequence MVWFFPRIAMARVAWLRVFVYAVVILDVLVFTAFPIGHGGVPHDLYQPLPFREILYLPQPSPTYVQVLRIVIIASALVAMSGRAPRLAGFVCAAGMLDWLSNAFSYSKINHDHFALIVALCVLPLVGHALFGDKSKSEEAGWALRVIQVAVISTYFLAAVAKVLDAGWGWASSAVLVWAMSRRGTFLSDWLVGVPWLTYVMQWVVFIAELLSPVMLWLRGRVLYLSVAFWIGFHAVTYLLLSIHFVPTAVCLLAFLPLERLSRRRKVPRTS, from the coding sequence ATGGTGTGGTTTTTTCCGCGGATTGCGATGGCCCGGGTCGCGTGGCTGCGGGTCTTCGTGTACGCCGTCGTCATCCTGGACGTCCTCGTGTTCACTGCCTTCCCCATTGGCCACGGCGGAGTTCCACACGACCTTTATCAACCGCTGCCGTTCCGCGAGATTTTGTATCTCCCGCAGCCATCTCCAACCTATGTGCAGGTGCTGCGGATCGTCATCATTGCCTCAGCGCTGGTTGCGATGAGTGGACGCGCACCTCGGCTAGCCGGATTCGTCTGCGCCGCAGGGATGCTCGACTGGCTCAGTAACGCGTTCTCCTACTCCAAGATCAACCATGACCACTTCGCGTTGATCGTCGCGCTGTGTGTTTTGCCGCTGGTGGGTCACGCGCTGTTCGGCGACAAGAGCAAGAGCGAAGAGGCGGGTTGGGCGCTACGGGTGATCCAGGTCGCGGTCATCTCGACGTACTTCCTCGCAGCGGTCGCGAAGGTTCTCGACGCAGGGTGGGGTTGGGCCTCGTCCGCTGTCTTGGTCTGGGCGATGTCGCGCCGCGGAACCTTCCTCTCTGACTGGCTTGTCGGGGTGCCCTGGTTGACGTACGTCATGCAGTGGGTGGTGTTCATCGCCGAGCTTCTTTCACCCGTCATGCTGTGGCTGCGCGGGCGAGTGCTCTATCTGTCCGTTGCCTTCTGGATCGGCTTCCATGCGGTGACCTACCTGCTGCTGTCGATCCATTTCGTCCCGACTGCAGTGTGCCTGCTGGCCTTTCTTCCCCTGGAACGACTTTCTCGCCGAAGGAAAGTGCCGAGAACCTCTTGA
- a CDS encoding ABC transporter substrate-binding protein → MRRLVALRAGTTAVTVAMLLVACSPVQQRSEPPDRADLTEVSADGVSVRKGGDLAIALAGDADVLDPTTSSSLNTRNIMSSFCEKLYDIDAKGRIVPQLATALPAMSEQGRVLRISLRKGVKFADGTTFNAQAVRTSLNRHLTKKDSARAGEIGPVTSVKVVNTHTIEMRFEKPFAPTVAALADRAGMIMSPKALARLGDNFGDAPVCVGAFKFKKRVPATSVVVTKDPNYYAADQIHLDSITYRVMVDANIRAANLQSGDVQVVDTTSTASVDWLRKRPGTGLLQVGSLGYQSVILNSASKKPAYAKSPLRDSRVRQALELSLDRKALVNSVFDNWYEPACSPISPDSPYATPASNACSTPDPKKSRALLKDAGFKTPVKVSMKVTNSPDVLRLAQAIQGSVSKGGFELTIEPVEFTTLLDDTSTGNFEIAQLGWSGRVDPHGNMAAFLTTKAPNNYGSYSNKDVDALMVKAAQATTTSKRSKIYGRIVQQVQKDDPLIYLYRQRSLTTYSTKVVGIRAYADGVIRLDRAGYRAGAAD, encoded by the coding sequence GTGCGCAGGCTCGTAGCACTACGCGCTGGAACCACCGCCGTGACGGTCGCCATGCTGTTGGTCGCGTGCTCGCCGGTGCAACAGCGTTCCGAGCCGCCTGATCGAGCCGACCTCACGGAGGTTTCCGCCGACGGCGTCTCGGTTCGCAAGGGCGGCGATCTAGCGATTGCTCTCGCCGGTGATGCGGACGTCCTCGACCCGACAACCTCGAGCTCGCTTAATACCCGAAACATCATGAGTTCGTTCTGCGAAAAGCTCTACGACATCGATGCCAAGGGCCGGATTGTTCCTCAGCTCGCGACCGCACTCCCCGCGATGTCTGAGCAGGGGCGCGTCCTGCGGATATCGCTACGCAAGGGCGTGAAGTTCGCGGATGGCACAACGTTCAACGCGCAGGCCGTACGCACGTCGCTGAACCGGCATCTCACCAAGAAGGACTCGGCGCGTGCCGGCGAGATCGGGCCGGTGACGTCCGTAAAGGTCGTGAATACCCACACCATCGAGATGCGCTTCGAGAAGCCGTTTGCGCCGACGGTCGCGGCGCTCGCGGACCGGGCCGGAATGATCATGAGCCCCAAAGCACTGGCCCGCCTTGGCGACAACTTTGGAGACGCTCCGGTGTGCGTCGGCGCGTTCAAATTCAAGAAGCGCGTCCCGGCGACCTCGGTGGTCGTCACCAAGGACCCGAACTATTACGCGGCCGACCAGATCCACCTCGACTCCATTACCTATCGCGTGATGGTGGACGCCAACATCCGCGCGGCGAACCTGCAATCGGGCGACGTGCAGGTGGTCGACACCACCTCGACGGCCTCCGTGGACTGGCTCCGCAAGCGACCCGGGACCGGACTCCTGCAGGTGGGATCGCTCGGATATCAGTCGGTGATCCTCAACTCCGCCAGTAAGAAGCCGGCGTACGCCAAATCTCCCTTACGCGACTCCAGAGTGCGCCAAGCGTTGGAGCTGAGCTTGGACCGAAAGGCCTTGGTCAACTCGGTCTTTGACAACTGGTACGAGCCGGCCTGCTCGCCGATATCCCCAGATTCTCCGTACGCCACCCCTGCGAGCAACGCTTGTTCCACCCCCGACCCGAAGAAGTCGCGAGCGCTCTTGAAAGACGCTGGATTCAAGACCCCTGTCAAGGTGTCCATGAAGGTCACCAATAGTCCAGATGTCCTACGCCTGGCCCAGGCGATTCAGGGCAGCGTCTCCAAGGGAGGCTTCGAGCTCACGATTGAGCCGGTCGAGTTCACGACCCTGTTGGATGACACCTCCACCGGAAACTTCGAGATCGCTCAACTTGGGTGGTCCGGGCGCGTCGATCCACACGGCAACATGGCCGCATTCTTGACGACGAAAGCGCCGAATAACTATGGCAGTTATAGCAATAAGGACGTCGATGCGCTGATGGTGAAGGCTGCGCAGGCCACCACCACGAGCAAGAGGTCGAAAATCTATGGACGGATCGTGCAGCAGGTTCAGAAAGACGATCCGCTGATCTACCTCTACCGACAGCGGAGCCTGACGACCTACTCGACCAAGGTGGTCGGAATCCGCGCCTATGCCGATGGAGTTATCCGGCTGGATCGAGCCGGATACCGGGCAGGAGCGGCGGACTAA
- a CDS encoding ABC transporter permease has protein sequence MGRYVLSRLGQALVTLVLASIIVFLGVRALPGDPALALAGEQADPETLAAVRADLGLDQPVPVQYWAFVKSLAQGDLGTSIATGLPVSDLITTTLPVTLWLSLYALLVAVIIGIGAGVVAAVYRGRWPEWIANGFTLVALSVPSFWLGLLAIVYLAIGLNWFPASGYVPVTEEPLRALYYLTLPAVVLGTGLAAVIMRQTRSSMLDTLSADYVRTARAKGLPNRQVIGRFALRNSLIVVVTIIGLQLGGLISGAVVTERIFGLPGFGKLTLDSVFTRDYPVIQAVVIITTFGYIFINLAIDLLYSLIDPRIRVSGSSQ, from the coding sequence ATGGGCCGGTATGTGCTCAGTCGGCTGGGCCAAGCCCTGGTCACCCTGGTCCTCGCCTCGATCATCGTCTTCCTCGGCGTACGGGCGTTGCCTGGCGATCCCGCGCTAGCGCTTGCGGGCGAGCAGGCCGACCCCGAAACCCTGGCCGCGGTGCGGGCCGACCTTGGCCTCGATCAACCTGTGCCAGTGCAGTATTGGGCCTTCGTCAAAAGCCTGGCTCAAGGCGATCTAGGAACCTCGATCGCTACCGGGCTTCCGGTATCCGACCTCATTACGACCACTCTTCCGGTGACCCTCTGGCTCAGCCTGTACGCCCTCTTGGTGGCGGTCATCATTGGCATCGGTGCGGGTGTGGTCGCAGCGGTCTACCGCGGTCGTTGGCCGGAGTGGATCGCCAACGGATTTACGTTGGTCGCGCTATCAGTCCCGAGCTTCTGGTTGGGACTGCTTGCCATCGTCTATCTGGCGATCGGGCTGAACTGGTTCCCCGCCTCTGGGTACGTGCCTGTCACCGAAGAACCGCTGCGCGCTCTCTACTACCTCACGCTTCCCGCAGTCGTTCTCGGCACTGGATTAGCGGCGGTCATCATGCGGCAGACCCGATCATCGATGCTCGATACGTTGTCGGCGGATTACGTACGGACCGCGCGGGCCAAGGGGTTGCCCAATCGGCAGGTCATCGGTCGGTTCGCTTTGCGCAACTCGTTGATCGTGGTGGTCACCATCATCGGGTTGCAACTAGGTGGGCTGATTTCGGGCGCCGTCGTGACCGAGCGGATCTTCGGACTGCCGGGCTTCGGCAAACTCACGCTCGACAGTGTCTTTACTCGTGACTACCCGGTGATCCAGGCGGTTGTCATCATCACCACCTTTGGATACATCTTTATCAACTTGGCGATCGACTTGCTCTACTCGCTCATCGATCCCCGAATCCGCGTTTCGGGGAGTAGCCAATGA
- a CDS encoding ABC transporter permease: protein MTTSSPAEHNLPEVKRSGRSALRQLMRNPMGAVGGGLLLVLVTVAIFAPLIAPYAPETVHFDTPFQRPFTEGFPLGTDDLGRDVLSRIVFGIRVSLLVGAMSVLFAIVVGTPLGLVAGYIRWVDVIVSRLTDVTLAFPFLIIAVGLAAINGPSVTNAAVALGIAQTPNVIRVIRAETLRLKSLDFVLAARSLDAGTLRILTHHILPNTLSALIVQATVIMPVAVIGEALLSFLGLGIQPPTPSLGIMLSDAQQYIFRAPSAAVIPGLAIAAICLAFNLFGDALRDALDPTSRKR from the coding sequence ATGACGACCTCAAGTCCGGCTGAGCACAACCTCCCAGAGGTCAAGCGTTCAGGACGCAGCGCGCTGAGGCAGCTGATGCGCAATCCGATGGGTGCTGTGGGTGGTGGGCTGCTTCTTGTCCTCGTGACGGTGGCGATCTTCGCACCTCTGATTGCGCCGTACGCGCCCGAGACAGTTCACTTCGATACGCCATTCCAACGACCATTCACTGAGGGATTCCCCCTCGGCACTGACGACCTCGGCCGGGATGTGCTGTCCCGCATCGTGTTTGGGATCCGGGTATCGCTTCTGGTCGGCGCGATGTCGGTACTGTTCGCCATCGTGGTGGGGACCCCGTTGGGTCTGGTGGCGGGGTACATCCGGTGGGTCGACGTGATTGTGTCCCGGCTGACCGACGTCACCCTGGCGTTCCCGTTCTTGATCATCGCGGTTGGTCTCGCGGCCATCAACGGCCCGAGCGTCACCAATGCCGCTGTCGCTCTGGGAATTGCCCAGACACCCAACGTTATTCGTGTCATCCGTGCCGAAACGCTGCGGCTCAAGAGCCTGGACTTCGTCCTCGCGGCGCGCAGCCTGGATGCTGGAACCTTGCGGATCCTGACCCACCACATCTTGCCGAACACGTTGTCTGCGTTGATTGTTCAGGCGACCGTGATCATGCCTGTTGCCGTCATCGGCGAGGCACTCCTCTCTTTCCTTGGTCTAGGGATCCAGCCCCCAACTCCAAGCCTGGGCATCATGCTGTCCGATGCCCAGCAGTACATCTTCCGAGCGCCGAGCGCTGCCGTCATTCCCGGTCTTGCGATTGCGGCGATCTGTTTGGCCTTCAACCTTTTCGGAGACGCCCTCCGGGATGCCCTCGACCCCACGAGCAGGAAGCGCTGA